DNA sequence from the Janibacter sp. CX7 genome:
CGAGCTCGTCGTGCGGGTTCCCGACACCGTGGGCTACCGGGTCGCGACCTCCAGCGGCTCCACCGAGGTCGCCAACTCCATCGGCAGCGACCCGTCCGCGAGCCGCCGGATCACGCTGGACAACGGCGTCGGGGCGATCAGGGTCGACCCGAGCTGAGCCTGCGCCCCGCGCAGCCGAGCGCTGCCCCCAACTCCGCAGACCCTGGGGTCTTGCGGAGTTGGGCGCGCAGGACCTTGGGGTCCTGGTGCAGGTGCAGGTGCAAGGGCGCGGCCCGGATCAGCCCTCGACGAGCAGGACGACCAGGTTGCGCGGGCCGTGGACGCCCTCGACCCGCTGCAGCTCGATGTCGCTCGTGGCGCTCGGCCCGCTGATCCAGGTCAGCGGCCGGGCGTCACCGGCGTCGGGCCGCAGCCGGGCCACCGCATCGGGCACGTCCTGCACGACCTGGTCCGCGCGCACGACGCACACGTGGGTGTCGGGCACGAGGGTGAGCGCCCGCCGGCCCTGGTCCGCGCGGTGGTCGAGCACGATCGTCCCGGTGACCGCGATGCCCAGGGCCGCCGCGGTGACGACGCCGTCCGTGGCGTCGAGGTCCGCGTGCGTGCGGGTCTGCGACTCACGTCGCACCTCGGCGACCTCGGCCACGGCGTCGACCCACGTGGGCTCCAGGCCCTCGGGGACGACGACGCTGCCGCAGCCGCGCTCGCGCAGGGCGGCCGTGATGGCCACGGCCACCCCGTCGGGGCCGACCCGGACGACGTCGGCCCGGTAGTCCTCGACCGTCTCGACGAACTGCGTCAGCCCGTCGGCGCCGACCGCACCGCTGCCGGTCAGCGGCTCGCGGGGGGTCGCGCCGGCCGACGTGGTGACGTCGGTGGTCGCGTCGCGGACCCGGCGCAGGATCTCCTCGCGTGCACTCATCGGTCATCGCCTCTCTCGCGAGCCCACCACTGGCGGAAGCTCTCGGTGGGTGGGGTGGGGACGTCGCGCGCACTGGTCCACGCGCCGAGGCCAGGCAGTGATCGGATCGTCCGGTCGCCGACGACCCGGCCGACGAGGCTCGAGGCCCGCTGGGCGCCGGCGAGCCGCTTGGGGTCGGAGAGCACCCACGCCGCGGCCTTCATGGCCGCGCTCTCGGCGGCGTGGCCCTCCTCGGTGACCCGCCCGCGCAGCTCGACGAGCAGCTCGGGGATGTTGATCCGCACCGGGCACGCGTCGAAGCAGGCGCCGCACAGGCTCGAGGCATAGGGCAGCGACTGGTCGACCGCGCTGCTGGTGCCGCGCAGCTGCGGGTTGAGCACCGCGCCGATCGGACCCGGGTAGACGGAGCCGTAGGCGTGGCCGCCGGTGCGCTCGTAGACCGGGCAGACGTTGAGGCAGGCCGAGCAGCGGATGCAGCGCAGCGCCTCACGGCCGACGGTGTCGGCGAGGACGTGGCTGCGCCCGTTGTCGAGGAGGATCACGTGCACGTCCTGCGGGCCGTCGCCGTCATGGGCGCCGGTCCACATCGTCGTGTAGGGGTTCATCCGCTCGCCGGTGCTCGACCGGGGGAGGAGCTGCATCATCGGCGCGAGGTCGTCCCACGTCGGCAGGACCTTTTCGATGCCCACGACGGAGATGAGCGTCTCGGGCAGGGTCAGGCACATCCGGCCGTTGCCCTCGGACTCGACGACGACGAGGGTGCCGGTGTCGGCGATGGCGAAGTTGGCGCCGGAGATGCCGACCCTGGCCCGCAGGAACTTCTCGCGCAGGTGCAGGCGCGCGGCCTCGGCCAGGCGTGCCGGGTCCTGGGTGAGGTCGTCAGGGGCGGGGCGGCCCACCTTGGCCATCTCACGCAGGAAGATCTCGCGGATCTCGTTGCGGTTGCGGTGGATCGCGGGGACGAGGATGTGGCTGGGGCGGTCGTGCCCGAGCTGGACGATGAGCTCGGCGAGGTCGGTCTCCCACGCGTGGACGCCGGCCTCCTCGAGGGCCTCGTTGAGCTCGATCTCCTGGGTCGCCATCGACTTGACCTTGACGACCTCGTCGACCTCCTTGGCCCGCGCGATCTCCAGCGCGATCCGGTTGGCCTCGACGGCGTCACGCGCCCAGTGGACCGTGGCCCCCTGCGCGACGAGCGACTCCTCGAGCTGCTCGAGGTAGTCGGCCAGGTGGGTCAGCGCCTCGTCCTTGGCGTCGGCGCCGGCAACCCTCAGGGCCTCCCACTCGGGGAGCTCGTCGACCACCGCGGCCCGCTTGTCGCGGATCGTGTGGGTCGCGTGGCGCAGGTTCTTGCGCTGCTGGGTGTTGTCGAGCGCCTCACGGGCGGCCTCGGGGAAGGCCGGCATGCCGATGAAGGTGGACGAGGTCTGCTGGACCGGTCCGCCTCGTGCCTGCGTGCTCATGCGGGGTCCTCCTCGGTGCTGGCCAGGATCTCCGCCAGGTGCATCTGCCGGACCCCCGACCGCTGCCGGTCGAGCATCCCGCCGATGTGGGCCAGGCAGGAGTTGTCGCTCGCGACGACGACCTCGGCGTCGGTCGAGCGGATGTTGCGGCACTTGTCGGCGCCCATCGCGACGGAGACGTCCGCGTTCTTCACCGCAAAGGTCCCGCCGAAGCCGCAGCACTCCGTGTCGCCAGGCAGGTCGACGAGCTCGAGCCCGCGGACCGCGCGCAGCAGCTGCAGCGGCTTGTCGCCGACCCGCAGCATGCGCAGCGAGTGGCAGGTCGGGTGGTAGGTGACCCGGTGGGGGAAGTACGCCCCGACATCGGTCACGCCGAGCACGTCGACGAGGAACTCGGACAGCTCGTGGACCCTGGGCGTCACCTCCTGCACCCGGCCGAGCAGCCGCTCCTCACCGGCCTGCCGGGCGATCGTCGCGTGCTGCTCGCGCACCGAGCCGACGCACGAGCCCGACGGCGCCACGACGGCGTCGTAGCCCTCGAAGACGTCGGCGAAGCGCTGCACCATCGGCACGGCGTTGCGGCCGTAGCCGGTGTTGGTGAGCACCTGGCCGCAGCAGGCCTGCTCCATGGGGAACTCGACCCGGACCCCGAGCCGCTCGAGCAGGCGCACGGTCGCCTTGGGCGTGCCCGGCCACATCGTGTCGTTGAAGCAGGTGGCGAAGAGGGCGACCTTGAGGTCGGTGCGGGCCGGCGCGGTCACGGGAGCATCCACGACAGGACTGTCGACTGCAGGCCGACGATGAGGCACATGACGACGATGAGTCCGATGCTCCAGGGGAGCACCTTGCGCAGGATGGCGGACTCCTGGCCGACGAGACCGACGGCCGTGGCCGCGATCGTGAGGTTCTGCGGGCTGATCATCTTGCCGACGACTCCTCCGGAGGTGTTGGCCGCGACGAGCAGGGTCGGGTCGATCCCCGCCCGCTCGGCGGCGCTCTGCTGCAGGGTGGCGAAGAGCGCGTTGGCGCTCGTGTCCGAGCCGGTGACCGCCGTGCCGAGCCACCCGAGCAAGGGGCTGAGGAAGGCGAAGGCGGTTCCGGTCCCGGCGATCCAGGCGCCGATGGTGATCGTCTGCCCGGAGAGGTTCATGACGTAGGCGAGGGCGAGGACCGAGGCGACGGTGACGAAGGCCCAGCGCATCTTCACCGCGGTCTCCTTCATCTCGGCGGCCAGGCCGGAAAAGCCGATCCCGTAGGCCAGGGCCACGACGACGGCGCAGGCGAGGAGCATGGTGCCGGGGGAGGAGAGCCAGGAGAAGGAGTAGGTCGCCGAGGCGTTGACGCTGCCGTCGTGGGTGAGCACCTCACCGGCCAGACCGGGCCAGGGGATCTTGACGTTGGTCCCCGTGAGCCAGGTGTCGACGGCCGGCACGAGCTTGGCGATCGAGAAGACGGCGACGACGAGGACGTAGGGGAACATCGCCCAGGCGATGCGGCGCGGCGTGAGGGCGCGGGCCTGGGAGTCGAGCTCCTCGGGCGTGATCTGGTAGGCGTCGGCCGACCCGCCGCCGGTCGTAGGGCCGTCGGCCCCGGCGAGCGCGAACTGCTGTTCCCGTTCGACCTGGAGCGACTCGGTGGCCTCGTCACCGCCGGTCGGCTGCCAGGTCCGCAGGAAGGCGACGGCGACGGCGAGCGAGACGAGGGAGGCGATGATGTCGGTCATCTCGACCGAGATCCACGTCGCCGAGACCCACTGGGTGCTGGCGAAGGCGAGGCCGATGACGACGGCGGCCGGCCAGGTCTGGCGGACCCCCCTTCGCCCGTCGACCATGAAGACGAGGAGCAGCGGGACGAAGATGGCGATGATCGGTGCCTGGTGGCCGACGTAGGCACCGATCTCCTCGTAGGGGATGCCGGTGAGGTTGCCGGCGGTGAGGATCGGGATGGCGATCGCCCCGAAGGCGACCGGGGCGGTGTTGGCCAGCAGCACGACCGTGGCGGCGCGAAGGGGGGCGAAGCCCACCGCCATGAGCATGACGCCGGTGATGGCCACGGGGGCGCCGAAGCCGGCGAGGGCCTCGAGGAGCGCGCCGAAGCAGAAGGCGATGATGATCGCCTGGATCCGCGGGTCGTCGGAGATGAGCCGGAAGGTCGCGCGCAGGTCCTCGAAGTGACCCGAGCGCACCGTGACCTCGTAGAGGACGATCGCGGTGAAGACGATCCACATGATGGGGAAGAGGCCGAAGACGGCGCCCTCGGTCGCCGCGAGCGCGGCGAGGTGGGCTGGCATCCCGAAGAAGACGACCGCCACGAGGATCGCGACCGCCACGGCGGTCAGGCCGGCCCAGTGCGCCTTCCACTTCAGCAGGCCGAGGGTGACGAAGATCGTCACCAGCGGCACGAGGGCCACGAGGGCTGAGACGGTGAGGCTGTCGAGCACCGGAGCGATCTCCGGTGTGAAGTCCATCGGTACGGCGGTGGGGGTCATCGGGGCTCCGGGTGCACGTCGTCGGGCGGGAGGATCGACATAATGGTCGGACCATTGTGTCGAGCATTGACCGTAGACCCGGTAAGGCCATCCCGTCAATGGTCGGACCAAAAGAACCGATAATGGTCCGACCACTTCTCCCGGCCGCCGCGAGGCCGTGCCATCCTGTGCTCGTGATCGAAGATCCCAGCCCCGCGAGGCCCGGAGCGGGCCTCAAGGCCTACGAGGTCGTGCTCGCGTGGGTCGACGAGCGCATCCTCGACGGTCGGCTGCGGGTCGGCGACACCCTGCCGGCGGAGCGCGAGCTGGCCCGGATGCTCGACGTGGGTCGTGCTGCGGTGCGCGAGGCGGTACGCACGCTCGAGGCCCAGGGGGTCGTGCGTTCGTCGGTCGGGGCCGGTGGCGCCGGCGGGACGATGATCACCGCCGTGCCCAGCGGCGCCCTCGCCCGTCTGCTGCGCCTGCACGTGGCGCTCGCCAACTTCCCGCTGCCCGACGTGCTCGAGGTGCGGGTGGCTCTCGAGACGGTGAGCGTGCGCCTCGCCGCGGCCCACGCGACACCGGAGCAGCTGGCCGAGATGACCCGCCTGCTCGACCTCATGGAGACCCCGGGGATCGACCGGGAGCGGTTCAACGACCACGACACCGCCTTCCACGTCGCGCTCGCCGAGGCCGCGGGCAACCAGCTGGCTCGCGACGTCACCGCAGCCATCCGGGAGTCGATGCGACTGCCGATCCTCGACGCCTTCCGCACCGTCGGCGACTGGGACGAGGTCGCCGACAAGCTGCGGGCGGACCACCGGCGGATCCACACGGCGATCGCGGCCGGCGACGGTGATCTCGCGGCGGCGGCCACGGAGGAGCACATCCGCTCGGCCTGGCGGCTGATCGCCACCGACTGACGGCTACTTGAGGAACTTGCTCGTCCGCCGGTCGGCGAGCGGCTTGCCGCCGGTCTGACAGGTGGCGCAGTACTGCAGCGACCGGTCGGCGAAGCTCACCTCGCGCACGACGTCACCGCACACGGGGCAGGCCTCGCCAGTGCGTCCGTGGACCCGCATCCCGGCCCGCTTGGCGTCCTTGAGTTCCTTCGCCGGCTTGCCCGAGGCAGCCGCGACGGCGTCGGTCAGGGTCGAGCGCAGGGCCTGGTAGAGCGTGTCCACCTGCTCGTCGGTCAGGGTCGACGCCTTGGCGAAGGGAGACAGCTTTGCCACGTGCAGGACCTCGTCGGAGTAGGCATTGCCCACCCCCGCGATGACCGACTGGTCGCGCAGCACGCCCTTGATCTGGGCGGAGCGGCCGGCGAGCAGCTCGCCGAAGGCCTCGCGGGTGAAGTCGTCGGTGAGCGGGTCGGGTCCCAAGCTCGCGATGCCCGGCACGGCCTGCACGTCGCGCACGAGGTAGGCGGCGAGGCTCTTCTTCGTGCCGGCCTCGGTGACGTCGAAGCCCGAGCCGTCGACGAGCCGCACCCGCAGCGCGATGGGTGACTTGCCGGGCCGCAGCACGGTGCGCGGCAACTCCTCGGACCAGCGGACCCAGCCGGCGCGGGCGAGGTGCAGCACGAGGTGGATGCCGTCGCAGTCGATGTCGATCCACTTGCCGTGGCGGGTCACCCCGTCGACGGGCGCGCCGGCGAGGGCCTGCGGTGGCGGGTCGAAGGTCTTGAGCACGGAGAAGGACGCGAGCTCCAGCGACTCGACCGCCAGCCCGGCCATCCGCTCGCCGAGGAAGTCGACGAGCCCTTGGACCTCCGGCAGTTCAGGCACCGGCCCGCTCCGTCCCGAGGGCCTCGCGCATCTGCTCGAGCATCGTCCAGCCGTCGTTGGCTCGGCAGATCGGCAGCTCGACGCCGACGTGCTGCTCGAAGTCGTCGGTCGAGATCGGGGTGAAGTGGCTGAGCAGCTGCTCCGTCGTCGACAGCACACGGATCCCGATGGCGCGCACCCGCTCGGGCAGCTGCTCGGCGAACTCGCCGTAGAGGCTCGGGTCGTGCTGGCCGTCGTCGCCGATGAGCACCCAGCGCACCTCGGGCAGCTCCCGCGCGAGCCGGTGCAGCGCGGCGCGCTTGTGGTCCTGCCCGGAGCGGAACCAGCCGGTGTTCGTCGGCCCCCAGTCGGTCATGAGCATCGGTCCGAGCGGGTAGCCGGCGCGGCGCAGGAAGCGGGTGAGGGCGGGCACGAGGTTCCACGCGCCGGTCGAGACGTAGACGATCGGCGCGCCCGGGTGCTCGGCGAGCAGCTCGCGGTACATCGTCGCCATGCCGGGCACGGCGCGGCGGGTGCCCTCGTGGCGGAAGAAGGTGTTCCACGCCGCGATGAAGGGTCGCGGCATCGTCGTCGTGATGATCGTGTCGTCGATGTCGGAGACGATGCCGAAGGTCTCGCCCGGCGCGACGACGAAGACCGCCGCCGTCGTGTCCGCCGCGCGCGGCGAGGAGATGCTCAGGTCGTGCCAGCCGGGCTCGAGCCCGTGGTCCGTGATCGTCAGGTCGAGCAGCCCGGAGCGGTCGACCCGGGTGCGGAACTCGCGCTCGCCGATCGTCACGGTGACCGGCTCACCCGCCGCCGGGGTGGTGAAGAAGACGCGCCACCCCCTTCGCTCGTTGTCGGCGGTGCGCAGCTCCAGCCACGTGGCGCGGGCGTCGGCGGCGGCCGGGGCGTAGGGGCGTCGGGTCATGAGGACCCGGCCGAGGACGCGGATGCGGTCGGTGCTGCCGTAGCCGGTGTGGGCGAGCACGCGGGTGCCCCAGCCCCGGCGGCGCATGGCACCGGCCACCTGGCGGTTCCAGGCGTCCTCGAAGATCGCGGCTGCGTGCGGTCGCGGCATGTGGCCGAGCCTAGTGGTCGGTCGGCGACGATCGTCGCCGCACCGGGGCCTCTCTGGCAGAGTGACGCCCGGCGAAGGGAGTGCACGCGGTGGCTGTGCAGGTGGCGGGGGACGAGGTGGTGGACCTCGTGACGATGGGGTGCGCGTGGACCCTCGACCTGTCGGCGCTGCCCGCGGCTGCCGCCGCCGAGATGCGCGCCCGCTGGGGGCGCTGCGCCGAGCTCGCGGCCGACCCGACGACCTTGCTCCTCGACGACCAGCCGCAGATGCTGCGCGTCGGGCTGGCCGGCGACGGGACGGGAGCCACGGTCGTCGCCAGTGACCTCGAGCGCCTGCCCTATGTCCTCTCGCGGGAGATCACCCGGCTCGGCCTGACCCGGCTGCGGGGCCGCGTGACCCTGCTGCACGCCGCGGCGCTCGCCGACCCCGACGGGCGCGCGGTCGTGCTCGTCGCCCCCTCCGGAGGGGGCAAGTCGACGGCCACGCGGGTCCTCGGGGAGCGGCTGGGCTATGTCACCGACGAGTCGGTCGTGCTGCTCGCCGACGGGCGGATCGCGCCGCACCCCAAGCCCCCTTCGCTCGTCATCGACCCGGCCGACCGGTGGCACAAGGCGGAGCCGTCGCCGGACGAGTCGGGTCTGGGCCCGACCCCGCCCTCGCCCACGATCGCCGCCCTGCTCACCCTCGCCCGCGACCCCGCGGTGACCTCCTCGCGGATCGAGCCCGTCGGGCTCGTCGACCAGCTGCTCGCCGTGCTCCCGGAGACCTCGTCGACGTGGTGGCTCGACGACGGCCTCGACCGCCTCGCCCGCGCCGTGACCGCCGGCGGCGCCCCCGCCCGGCTCGTCTACGCCGAGGTCGACACCTGCCACGAGCTCGTCGCCGAGCACCTGGCGCAGGCCGCTCCCGTCGAGCCGACCTGGGAGCACCTGCCCCCGCGCCCGCAGGAGCGCCTGCCCCGCGACGAGGTGCCTCCGACCGCCCCCAGAACGTCGCAGGACCCTAGGGTTTTGCGCAGTTCGGACGACAGAACGTCGCAAAACCCTAGGGATTTGCGCAGTTTGGACGACGGGGAGTCCCCGGCGCCCCGGGATATGGAGTTGCCCCGGGACCTGGAGCCGGAGGGGGCGGCCAGGGTCGTCCGGGCGCCGTGGTCGGACGCGATCGCCTGCGACGGCGAGGTGCTCGTGCTCGCCGGGGCACGCCCCCTTCGTCTGGCCGGTCCGGGAGCCGTGGTCTGGCGGGCGGCGCGCGAGCCGGTCACCGTCGCCGAGCTCACCACCACCGTCGTCGCGGAGCTCGGCGACCACCCCGAGGCCGAGCAGATCGTGGCCGCGGCGGTGGCCGACCTGGTCGACCACGGGGCGCTCCGCCGGGCCTGACCGGCCTCGGCCGCGGGCGTTACGGTGAGGACATGATCTTCATCGTCGTGAAGTACCGCACCAAGCCCGAGTACACCGAGCAGTGGCCGCAGCTCGTCCG
Encoded proteins:
- a CDS encoding lactate utilization protein C — translated: MSAREEILRRVRDATTDVTTSAGATPREPLTGSGAVGADGLTQFVETVEDYRADVVRVGPDGVAVAITAALRERGCGSVVVPEGLEPTWVDAVAEVAEVRRESQTRTHADLDATDGVVTAAALGIAVTGTIVLDHRADQGRRALTLVPDTHVCVVRADQVVQDVPDAVARLRPDAGDARPLTWISGPSATSDIELQRVEGVHGPRNLVVLLVEG
- a CDS encoding LutB/LldF family L-lactate oxidation iron-sulfur protein, coding for MSTQARGGPVQQTSSTFIGMPAFPEAAREALDNTQQRKNLRHATHTIRDKRAAVVDELPEWEALRVAGADAKDEALTHLADYLEQLEESLVAQGATVHWARDAVEANRIALEIARAKEVDEVVKVKSMATQEIELNEALEEAGVHAWETDLAELIVQLGHDRPSHILVPAIHRNRNEIREIFLREMAKVGRPAPDDLTQDPARLAEAARLHLREKFLRARVGISGANFAIADTGTLVVVESEGNGRMCLTLPETLISVVGIEKVLPTWDDLAPMMQLLPRSSTGERMNPYTTMWTGAHDGDGPQDVHVILLDNGRSHVLADTVGREALRCIRCSACLNVCPVYERTGGHAYGSVYPGPIGAVLNPQLRGTSSAVDQSLPYASSLCGACFDACPVRINIPELLVELRGRVTEEGHAAESAAMKAAAWVLSDPKRLAGAQRASSLVGRVVGDRTIRSLPGLGAWTSARDVPTPPTESFRQWWARERGDDR
- a CDS encoding (Fe-S)-binding protein, which produces MTAPARTDLKVALFATCFNDTMWPGTPKATVRLLERLGVRVEFPMEQACCGQVLTNTGYGRNAVPMVQRFADVFEGYDAVVAPSGSCVGSVREQHATIARQAGEERLLGRVQEVTPRVHELSEFLVDVLGVTDVGAYFPHRVTYHPTCHSLRMLRVGDKPLQLLRAVRGLELVDLPGDTECCGFGGTFAVKNADVSVAMGADKCRNIRSTDAEVVVASDNSCLAHIGGMLDRQRSGVRQMHLAEILASTEEDPA
- a CDS encoding L-lactate permease, with product MTPTAVPMDFTPEIAPVLDSLTVSALVALVPLVTIFVTLGLLKWKAHWAGLTAVAVAILVAVVFFGMPAHLAALAATEGAVFGLFPIMWIVFTAIVLYEVTVRSGHFEDLRATFRLISDDPRIQAIIIAFCFGALLEALAGFGAPVAITGVMLMAVGFAPLRAATVVLLANTAPVAFGAIAIPILTAGNLTGIPYEEIGAYVGHQAPIIAIFVPLLLVFMVDGRRGVRQTWPAAVVIGLAFASTQWVSATWISVEMTDIIASLVSLAVAVAFLRTWQPTGGDEATESLQVEREQQFALAGADGPTTGGGSADAYQITPEELDSQARALTPRRIAWAMFPYVLVVAVFSIAKLVPAVDTWLTGTNVKIPWPGLAGEVLTHDGSVNASATYSFSWLSSPGTMLLACAVVVALAYGIGFSGLAAEMKETAVKMRWAFVTVASVLALAYVMNLSGQTITIGAWIAGTGTAFAFLSPLLGWLGTAVTGSDTSANALFATLQQSAAERAGIDPTLLVAANTSGGVVGKMISPQNLTIAATAVGLVGQESAILRKVLPWSIGLIVVMCLIVGLQSTVLSWMLP
- a CDS encoding FadR/GntR family transcriptional regulator, which gives rise to MIEDPSPARPGAGLKAYEVVLAWVDERILDGRLRVGDTLPAERELARMLDVGRAAVREAVRTLEAQGVVRSSVGAGGAGGTMITAVPSGALARLLRLHVALANFPLPDVLEVRVALETVSVRLAAAHATPEQLAEMTRLLDLMETPGIDRERFNDHDTAFHVALAEAAGNQLARDVTAAIRESMRLPILDAFRTVGDWDEVADKLRADHRRIHTAIAAGDGDLAAAATEEHIRSAWRLIATD
- a CDS encoding Fpg/Nei family DNA glycosylase: MPELPEVQGLVDFLGERMAGLAVESLELASFSVLKTFDPPPQALAGAPVDGVTRHGKWIDIDCDGIHLVLHLARAGWVRWSEELPRTVLRPGKSPIALRVRLVDGSGFDVTEAGTKKSLAAYLVRDVQAVPGIASLGPDPLTDDFTREAFGELLAGRSAQIKGVLRDQSVIAGVGNAYSDEVLHVAKLSPFAKASTLTDEQVDTLYQALRSTLTDAVAAASGKPAKELKDAKRAGMRVHGRTGEACPVCGDVVREVSFADRSLQYCATCQTGGKPLADRRTSKFLK
- a CDS encoding App1 family protein, with translation MPRPHAAAIFEDAWNRQVAGAMRRRGWGTRVLAHTGYGSTDRIRVLGRVLMTRRPYAPAAADARATWLELRTADNERRGWRVFFTTPAAGEPVTVTIGEREFRTRVDRSGLLDLTITDHGLEPGWHDLSISSPRAADTTAAVFVVAPGETFGIVSDIDDTIITTTMPRPFIAAWNTFFRHEGTRRAVPGMATMYRELLAEHPGAPIVYVSTGAWNLVPALTRFLRRAGYPLGPMLMTDWGPTNTGWFRSGQDHKRAALHRLARELPEVRWVLIGDDGQHDPSLYGEFAEQLPERVRAIGIRVLSTTEQLLSHFTPISTDDFEQHVGVELPICRANDGWTMLEQMREALGTERAGA